The Ochrobactrum sp. BTU1 genome includes a region encoding these proteins:
- a CDS encoding autotransporter outer membrane beta-barrel domain-containing protein translates to MYGFASGTGDVNFNVGSIDAARNGIWFDVDAGPNAGKTTLNIGDVTAGNEGINIDTSAYTSGLEINVNNVNSGSYGIRFNHNGSGDTIVNANDITTKAGHGIWFNTSGTGDVNIAAHDINAASIGIVFDTYFTTKNLNVDVNNITSGSDGINAIHSGTGVATITSTGTIKSGGVGIDFLNDSASFGAAPDAQNIITVNNIDTANNVAINVVSNAAKGTVINTNGAINTPAAGPLGGDGIRVVEHKGPLVVNVAASSTITSYNNTMDLTNNSDAGTTVNVDGTLKSTASLPAYDGVIWVYGTPGTTTVNFNDGSTVQAATKAGFAITDNGGDSVVNVGKSTVTGGFRLGAGDDKLTFNSTDMTNVGTLDGGAGSTGGDVLTLNSVSNFTRDLQTATQEIRNWDAVNLNGGTADLVGTLTTDVFTVGKDSAGNPAVLSIGADNAGNTLTTTGNYVGAGGTIVVDTVLGGDTSATDVFKVGGSTSGSTDLRVNNLGGTGAPTVEGIKVIDVTGASNGTFTLVGGNYSLNNQQVKVVGAYGYTLWKNGVSTPTDGDWYLRSQVAPVAPVDPSNPSNPGNPGNPGEQTNPGTAVPLYSAAVPTAEAYAQALLGLNGVSSLQQRVGNRVWAGNGNKVVAQGADPVGTPYAAPEEAGVAVEGNGVWGRIEGAHNSITPRSSTSNTEYDQNIFKLQAGIDGLLAETETGKLIGGITVHYAHGKTDIDSLSGDGKISTDGYGFGGTLTWYGENGFYLDGQGQVTWYKSDLDALLVNANIDNGNKGFGYTLSLEGGKRIAIDPTWSVTPQAQLVYSNVDFDAFNDMFGSRVSLDRGESLQGRLGLTLDHQTSWQNANGSLDRANVYGIANLYYEFLEGTRVDFAGTSVASEQERLWGGLGVGGSYNWNDDKFSIFGEGLVNTSLNNFGDSYSVKGNVGFRVKW, encoded by the coding sequence ATGTACGGCTTTGCCAGTGGCACTGGCGACGTCAATTTCAACGTTGGATCAATTGATGCGGCTCGTAATGGCATCTGGTTTGACGTGGATGCCGGCCCAAATGCTGGAAAGACAACCCTTAATATCGGCGATGTCACCGCTGGAAATGAGGGCATCAATATCGACACCAGCGCGTACACTTCCGGACTGGAAATCAACGTCAACAACGTCAATTCCGGGTCATACGGTATTCGTTTTAATCATAATGGTAGCGGCGATACGATCGTCAATGCCAATGATATCACGACCAAAGCTGGCCATGGTATCTGGTTCAACACCTCGGGCACGGGCGACGTTAATATTGCGGCCCATGACATTAACGCGGCGAGTATCGGTATCGTCTTCGATACCTATTTCACGACTAAGAACCTGAATGTTGACGTAAACAACATCACGTCAGGCAGCGACGGCATCAATGCTATTCATAGCGGCACCGGTGTTGCAACAATCACTTCGACCGGCACGATCAAGTCGGGCGGAGTGGGCATTGACTTCCTTAACGACTCTGCTTCGTTCGGCGCTGCGCCTGACGCCCAGAATATCATTACGGTCAACAACATTGATACGGCTAACAACGTTGCCATCAATGTCGTTTCGAATGCAGCTAAAGGTACTGTAATCAACACCAACGGTGCTATCAATACGCCAGCAGCAGGTCCACTCGGCGGCGACGGCATCCGCGTGGTTGAACACAAAGGTCCTCTCGTGGTCAATGTTGCTGCGAGCAGCACCATCACGTCCTACAATAATACGATGGACTTGACCAACAACAGCGATGCAGGAACGACCGTCAATGTTGATGGCACACTGAAGTCAACTGCGTCACTTCCCGCGTATGACGGCGTTATCTGGGTCTATGGAACGCCTGGCACGACCACCGTTAACTTCAATGACGGTTCCACGGTTCAGGCTGCAACCAAAGCCGGCTTTGCGATCACCGACAATGGCGGCGATTCTGTCGTTAACGTTGGCAAGTCGACAGTAACCGGTGGCTTCCGCCTTGGTGCCGGTGACGATAAGTTGACCTTCAACAGCACCGACATGACCAATGTCGGGACACTTGATGGTGGCGCTGGCAGCACCGGTGGTGATGTTCTGACACTCAATAGTGTTTCGAACTTCACTCGCGACCTTCAGACTGCAACTCAGGAAATCAGAAACTGGGATGCCGTTAATCTGAATGGTGGCACAGCCGATCTCGTTGGAACACTGACCACTGACGTCTTCACTGTGGGCAAGGACAGTGCTGGTAATCCAGCGGTACTTTCCATCGGTGCAGATAATGCCGGTAACACACTGACAACCACTGGCAATTATGTCGGTGCAGGTGGCACCATTGTTGTAGACACCGTTCTCGGCGGAGATACTTCGGCGACCGATGTGTTCAAGGTCGGTGGCAGCACTTCGGGTTCGACGGATCTGCGTGTAAACAATCTCGGCGGCACTGGTGCACCGACTGTTGAAGGCATCAAGGTTATCGATGTTACGGGCGCTTCAAACGGCACCTTCACGCTCGTTGGTGGTAACTACTCGCTCAACAATCAGCAGGTCAAGGTTGTCGGCGCTTACGGTTACACCCTCTGGAAGAACGGTGTTTCCACACCAACTGATGGTGATTGGTATCTCCGTTCGCAGGTTGCACCGGTGGCTCCTGTCGATCCAAGCAACCCAAGCAATCCAGGCAATCCAGGAAATCCAGGTGAGCAAACTAACCCAGGGACTGCAGTTCCGCTTTATTCTGCTGCTGTACCAACCGCTGAAGCCTATGCACAGGCACTGCTTGGTCTGAATGGCGTTTCCTCGCTGCAGCAGCGTGTTGGCAACCGCGTCTGGGCCGGTAACGGAAACAAGGTTGTTGCACAGGGTGCTGATCCAGTTGGTACACCTTATGCTGCTCCTGAAGAAGCAGGCGTTGCAGTTGAAGGCAATGGTGTATGGGGCCGTATCGAAGGCGCTCATAACAGCATCACGCCACGCTCCTCGACGTCAAACACCGAATACGACCAGAATATCTTCAAGCTTCAGGCTGGTATTGATGGTCTGTTGGCTGAAACAGAAACTGGTAAGCTGATTGGTGGGATCACGGTCCACTACGCGCATGGCAAAACCGACATCGACTCTCTGAGTGGTGACGGCAAAATCAGCACGGATGGTTATGGCTTCGGTGGCACACTCACCTGGTATGGTGAGAATGGCTTCTACCTCGACGGTCAGGGTCAGGTGACCTGGTATAAGAGCGATCTCGATGCATTGCTTGTTAATGCCAACATCGACAATGGCAACAAGGGCTTCGGCTATACCCTGTCTCTTGAAGGCGGCAAGCGCATTGCAATTGATCCAACCTGGTCGGTCACGCCACAGGCACAGTTGGTCTATTCCAATGTCGATTTTGATGCCTTCAACGACATGTTCGGTTCCCGTGTCAGCCTTGACCGCGGTGAAAGCCTTCAGGGCCGTCTGGGTCTGACGCTTGATCACCAGACGTCCTGGCAGAATGCCAATGGATCGCTCGACCGCGCCAATGTTTACGGCATTGCAAATCTCTACTACGAGTTCCTCGAAGGAACACGTGTTGACTTTGCAGGTACAAG